In a single window of the Eleginops maclovinus isolate JMC-PN-2008 ecotype Puerto Natales chromosome 6, JC_Emac_rtc_rv5, whole genome shotgun sequence genome:
- the LOC134866511 gene encoding uncharacterized protein LOC134866511 isoform X2 has translation MQRTRGLRSKAKCLKRKKGFLSLVKGVSHLSRQAKKHVYSKLQLWMWRRRREKCCLGFFLKKIRAHRITSNPLLSVKTQPQENKSPTDHTPKLEESVTSSALGCDSGGSEETARNCLLSLCESVSPSKTLQNQVEDLNVSEGHMSQTLLSQKTETLVQLFTDPLKLPQPIEPVLNTDTDACGLTTHLKRERTMVPARRIEVGVPSSPHHLTSVAPGQNQFLTRHTNKGISSKCSPTDVRLLAKDIQEFLEDFYGIYGSFIPLQKRDVLRHLKRKFNTDFSGRKNIVFQEVTKYQALMFKKPVPCFQVLYKKHTLTLEDLSTLADQNWLNDQVMNMYGELIMESAHHKVHFLNSFFHRQLMTKGYDGVKRWTKQVELFSKSLLLVPIHLEVHWCLVTADIGKKKICLYDSQGNSLQKVARCFIMLCLF, from the exons ATGCAGCGAACACGCGGCTTGCGGAGCAAAGCAAAATGCctcaagagaaaaaagggattCCTGTCTTTAGTCAAGGGAGTCTCTCATCTTTCCAGACAAGCCAAGAAACACGTGTACTCTAAATTACAGCTCTGGATGTGGAGGAGGCGGAGGGAGAAATGCTGTCTTGggtttttcttaaaaaagatAAGAGCTCACAGGATCACCTCCAACCCTTTACTCAGTGTGAAGACACAGCCACAGGAAAACAAAAGCCCAACCGATCACACACCAAAGCTCGAAGAGTCAGTCACATCATCGGCTCTTGGGTGTGATAGTGGAGGTTCAGAGGAAACGGCCAGAAATTGCCTGCTGTCGCTTTGTGAATCTGTCAGTCCTTCAAAAACGTTACAGAACCAAGTCGAGGACCTGAATGTTTCTGAGGGTCACATGAGTCAAACTTTGCTGTCTCAGAAAACAGAAACTTTGGTACAACTCTTTACAGACCCTTTAAAACTTCCTCAACCTATAGAACCTGTGTTGAATACAGACACTGATGCATGTGGGTTGActacacatttgaaaagagaaaggacAATGGTTCCTGCTCGAAGGATAGAGGTTGGCGTCCCATCGAGTCCACATCATTTGACTTCTGTGGCTCCAGGTCAGAACCAGTTTCTGACCAGACACACGAATAAAGGCATCAGCAGTAAGTGTTCTCCAACTGACGTCAGACTGCTAGCAAAAGACATCCAAG AATTTCTTGAGGACTTCTATGGAATATATGGTAGTTTCATCCCGTTACAAAAGAGAGACGTGTTGAGACATCTGAAGAGGAAGTTCAACACGGATTTCAGCGGCAG GAAAAACATAGTCTTCCAAGAAGTGACCAAATAccaagctttaatgtttaaGAAGCCCGTCCCCTGCTTCCAGGTGCTctacaagaaacacacactgaccctgGAGGACTTGTCCACACTGGCGGATCAGAACTGGCTCAACGACCAG GTCATGAACATGTATGGAGAGTTGATTATGGAATCTGCGCACCACAAG GTCCATTTCCtcaacagcttcttccaccgGCAGCTCATGACTAAAGGATATGACGGTGTTAAGAGATGGACGAAGCAG GTGGAATTGTTTTCAAAGAGCTTGCTTTTGGTGCCCATCCACCTGGAGGTTCACTGGTGTCTGGTGACGGCCGACATCGGCAAAAAAAAGATCTGCCTTTACGACTCTCAGGGCAACTCACTGCAGAAGGTCGCAAGG tgtttcattATGCTTTGCTTATTTTAG
- the LOC134866511 gene encoding sentrin-specific protease 5-like isoform X1: MQRTRGLRSKAKCLKRKKGFLSLVKGVSHLSRQAKKHVYSKLQLWMWRRRREKCCLGFFLKKIRAHRITSNPLLSVKTQPQENKSPTDHTPKLEESVTSSALGCDSGGSEETARNCLLSLCESVSPSKTLQNQVEDLNVSEGHMSQTLLSQKTETLVQLFTDPLKLPQPIEPVLNTDTDACGLTTHLKRERTMVPARRIEVGVPSSPHHLTSVAPGQNQFLTRHTNKGISSKCSPTDVRLLAKDIQEFLEDFYGIYGSFIPLQKRDVLRHLKRKFNTDFSGRKNIVFQEVTKYQALMFKKPVPCFQVLYKKHTLTLEDLSTLADQNWLNDQVMNMYGELIMESAHHKVHFLNSFFHRQLMTKGYDGVKRWTKQVELFSKSLLLVPIHLEVHWCLVTADIGKKKICLYDSQGNSLQKVARNILKYLMVEARERKQTEFESGWAVSYDEIIPQQTNENDCGVFVLEYSRRLALEKPLQFSQKDIPKIRKRIYKELCDCALHEQG; the protein is encoded by the exons ATGCAGCGAACACGCGGCTTGCGGAGCAAAGCAAAATGCctcaagagaaaaaagggattCCTGTCTTTAGTCAAGGGAGTCTCTCATCTTTCCAGACAAGCCAAGAAACACGTGTACTCTAAATTACAGCTCTGGATGTGGAGGAGGCGGAGGGAGAAATGCTGTCTTGggtttttcttaaaaaagatAAGAGCTCACAGGATCACCTCCAACCCTTTACTCAGTGTGAAGACACAGCCACAGGAAAACAAAAGCCCAACCGATCACACACCAAAGCTCGAAGAGTCAGTCACATCATCGGCTCTTGGGTGTGATAGTGGAGGTTCAGAGGAAACGGCCAGAAATTGCCTGCTGTCGCTTTGTGAATCTGTCAGTCCTTCAAAAACGTTACAGAACCAAGTCGAGGACCTGAATGTTTCTGAGGGTCACATGAGTCAAACTTTGCTGTCTCAGAAAACAGAAACTTTGGTACAACTCTTTACAGACCCTTTAAAACTTCCTCAACCTATAGAACCTGTGTTGAATACAGACACTGATGCATGTGGGTTGActacacatttgaaaagagaaaggacAATGGTTCCTGCTCGAAGGATAGAGGTTGGCGTCCCATCGAGTCCACATCATTTGACTTCTGTGGCTCCAGGTCAGAACCAGTTTCTGACCAGACACACGAATAAAGGCATCAGCAGTAAGTGTTCTCCAACTGACGTCAGACTGCTAGCAAAAGACATCCAAG AATTTCTTGAGGACTTCTATGGAATATATGGTAGTTTCATCCCGTTACAAAAGAGAGACGTGTTGAGACATCTGAAGAGGAAGTTCAACACGGATTTCAGCGGCAG GAAAAACATAGTCTTCCAAGAAGTGACCAAATAccaagctttaatgtttaaGAAGCCCGTCCCCTGCTTCCAGGTGCTctacaagaaacacacactgaccctgGAGGACTTGTCCACACTGGCGGATCAGAACTGGCTCAACGACCAG GTCATGAACATGTATGGAGAGTTGATTATGGAATCTGCGCACCACAAG GTCCATTTCCtcaacagcttcttccaccgGCAGCTCATGACTAAAGGATATGACGGTGTTAAGAGATGGACGAAGCAG GTGGAATTGTTTTCAAAGAGCTTGCTTTTGGTGCCCATCCACCTGGAGGTTCACTGGTGTCTGGTGACGGCCGACATCGGCAAAAAAAAGATCTGCCTTTACGACTCTCAGGGCAACTCACTGCAGAAGGTCGCAAGG AACATCCTGAAATACTTGATGGTGGAAGCAAGGGAGAGGAAGCAAACTGAGTTTGAAAGTGGTTGGGCTGTGTCGTACGATGAG ATAATCCCACAGCAGACCAATGAAAATGACTGCGGAGTTTTTGTATTGGAG TACTCTAGACGCCTCGCTCTGGaaaaacctctccagttttcaCAGAAGGACATACCAAAGATACGCAAGAGGATCTACAAGGAGCTCTGCGACTGTGCGCTCCATGAACAGGGTTGA
- the LOC134866591 gene encoding adhesive plaque matrix protein-like, translating into MASQDSRDSKILLCLGLLLVAGSFSHCARLTKLKALDKLRGNSTTSSGQAKVSEQHHGRLLIGLFSREGVTKNLLDVDADYQDDMGWGEGYSKPNAERDSVAVDRLLKLEPKVECTGNSMRLEVQDAASTPGSLFFVDRGSRLSPLPLSKLPPSCGYTIKSSRRDLVLVAPYDGCFVALEEDCYVLPLRWCGLPVRMSCPIMKQSSPDPPMVTCHDQGMVVKTSWMVPVAKIGVKVNGNWEPLIKASARCGFSVVLHPEGVVISVHYAPCLDSKDGMYTLNLAGEGEIHISCPSLSPALMKNITQLNPSQSAVPKIPEKPDQGPEDIKGIKLPQPTTTPKPSPKTIPFVAPSAIQPETQVQQLFYPSFSYYPQPEKPTTAPEPEYPQGPVQQPFYPLPYYPQLKPFYPFPYDPQPKPEKPATAPETEKTTTGPEKPTAAPKPPQPDTPQSQVQWPSYPEPPKPDAPQGQVQHPFYPFPYYPQPGSEKPTTTQESEKPTKASKPPQPDTPQGQVQWPSYPFPYYPEAPQGQVQQPFYPFPYYPQPGPEKPTSSPEPKKPTAAPKPPRPDTPQGQVQWPYYPQPRPEKPTSAPEPEKPTAAPKPSQPEAPQGQVQKPFYPFPYYPQPEPGKPTTSGPEKPTAAPKPPQPDTPQGQVQWPSYPEPPKPDTPQGQVQHPFYPFPYYPQPRPEKPTSAPEPEKPTAAPKPSQPEAPQGQVQQPFYPFPYYPQPEPGKPTTSGPEKPTAVPKPPQPDTPQSQVQWPSYPEPPKPDTPQGQVQHPFYPFPYYPQPGPEKPTSSPEPEKPTAAPKPSQPEAPQGQVQQPFYPFPYYPQPGPEKPTSAPEPEKPTAAPKPSQPEAPQGQVQQPFYPFPYYPQPEPGKPTTSGPEKPTAAPKPPQPDIPQSQVQWPSYPEPPKPETPQGQVQHPFYPFPYYPQPGPEKPTSAPEPEKPSAAPKPSQPEAPQGQVQQPFYPFPYYPQPEPGKPTTSGPEKPTAAPKPPQPGIPQSQVQWPSYPEPPKPEAPQGQVQHPFYPFPYYPQPGPEKPTSAPEPEKPSAAPKPSQPEAPQGQVQQPFYPFPYYPQPEPGKPTTPGPEKSTAAPRPQLPEAPQGQVQQPFYPFPYYPQPEPEKATDAPKQLINSPLVTLTPATNLQQPQQVITGTSVNSQETAILQSSNGAVTPQAHSPGLLYRPPAYCRQFCPSGLPNCCPQIAFHQHLHQIVPAGLGSPDSPSFHSGLPFVPQVAYSGFSNGLGFAPLPPKPTETTTIQHATTTSLPIPQFRLQKHPLDDSPAAKRDNVINPTNPEWSVYPYSVPGSPYPNLPQGQLPFKYNVPSKPQASGNEPVNQMLQYKPRGMSYPSEPNYMSHFGQYLQHKAKRQNVLPAKELQSSNKKARLSEGPMHPEPDHLLVPYYILQDAQAQTYDKSRASGNTSQPYMTRSKKFIEHEQTVHSSEPKSYVLLQHGPPGRESDEKPKGLKQLLQIRGGQGSRN; encoded by the exons ATGGCAAGTCAAGACAGCAGGGACAGTAAGATTTTACTATGTTTAGGACTTTTACTGGTTGCTGGTTCATTTAGCCATTGTGCAAGACTGACAAAGCTTAAAGCATTGGATAAACTAAGAGGAAACTCTACAACTAGCAGTGGACAAGCTAAAGTAAGTGAACAGCACCATGGAAGACTCTTAATTGGGCTATTTTCTCGGGAAGGAGTCACAAAGAACCTTCTGGATGTTGATGCAGATTACCAAGATGACATGG GTTGGGGTGAAGGCTATTCAAAGCCTAACGCAGAGCGAGACAGTGTGGCAGTGGATCGACTTCTTAAACTGGAACCAAAGGTTGAATGTACAGGCAACTCCATGAGGCTTGAAGTCCAAGATGCTGCTTCTACCCCTGGATCTCTATTCTTTGTGGACAGGG GAAGTCGCCTGTCTCCACTGCCTTTGTCGAAATTGCCACCAAGCTGCGGTTACACCATCAAATCATCACGGAGAGATTTGGTCTTAGTAGCCCCTTACGATGGTTGCTTCGTCGCTCTAGAG GAGGACTGCTACGTTCTCCCATTGCGTTGGTGTGGGTTACCAGTGAGGATGTCATGCCCTATAATGAAGCAGTCATCACCTGACCCTCCGATGGTCACCTGCCATGATCAGGGCATGGTCGTGAAAACAAGTTGGATGGTCCCTGTTGCTAAAATTGGTGTGAAAG TGAATGGTAACTGGGAGCCATTGATTAAAGCATCAGCCAGATGTGGGTTCAGTGTAGTCTTGCATCCTGAAGGTGTGGTCATCTCTGTTCACTATGCACCCTGTCTGGACAGCAAG GATGGCATGTACACCCTTAACTTGGCTGGTGAAGGAGAAATTCACATCTCCTGTCCTTCATTGTCACCAGCACTAATGAAAAACATAACACAATTAAATCCATCTCAATCAGCTGTTCCAAAGATTCCTGAGAAACCAGACCAAGGGCCAGAAGATATCAAGGGAATTAAGTTACCTCAACCTACAACTACTCCAAAGCCATCCCCAAAAACCATCCCTTTTGTAGCACCATCTGCGATCCAGCCAGAGACCCAAGTACAACAGCTGTTCTACCCATCCTTCTCCTACTATCCACAGCCTGAAAAGCCCACCACTGCCCCAGAACCTGAATATCCTCAGGGCCCAGTACAGCAGCCCTTTTACCCTTTGCCCTACTACCCTCAGCTGAAGCCCTTCTACCCATTCCCCTACGACCCTCAGCCAAAGCCTGAAAAGCCTGCCACTGCCCCGGAAACAGAGAAAACAACCACAGGGCCTGAAAAGCCAACTGCAGCTCCCAAACCCCCCCAGCCAGACACTCCTCAGAGCCAAGTACAATGGCCCTCCTATCCAGAACCTCCTAAGCCTGATGCCCCGCAGGGCCAAGTACAGCATCCTTTCTATCCATTTCCCTACTACCCTCAGCCAGGGTCTGAAAAGCCAACTACTACTCAGGAATCTGAGAAGCCAACTAAAGCTTCCAAACCTCCACAGCCTGACACCCCTCAGGGTCAAGTACAGTGGCCCTCCTACCCATTCCCCTACTACCCTGAAGCCCCGCAAGGCCAAGTACAGCAGCCTTTCTACCCATTCCCCTACTACCCTCAGCCAGGGCCTGAAAAGCCAACCAGTTCCCCAGAACCCAAGAAGCCAACTGCAGCTCCCAAACCTCCACGGCCTGACACCCCTCAGGGCCAAGTACAATGGCCCTACTACCCTCAGCCAAGGCCTGAAAAGCCAACCAGTGCCCCAGAACCTGAGAAGCCAACTGCAGCTCCCAAACCTTCACAACCTGAAGCCCCGCAGGGACAAGTACAGAAGCCCTTTTACCCATTCCCCTACTACCCTCAGCCAGAGCCTGGAAAGCCAACTACTTCAGGGCCTGAAAAGCCAACTGCAGCTCCCAAACCTCCACAGCCAGACACTCCTCAGGGCCAAGTACAATGGCCCTCCTATCCAGAACCTCCTAAGCCTGATACCCCGCAGGGCCAAGTACAGCATCCTTTCTACCCATTCCCCTACTACCCTCAGCCAAGGCCTGAAAAGCCAACCAGTGCCCCAGAACCTGAGAAGCCAACTGCAGCTCCCAAACCTTCACAGCCTGAAGCCCCACAGGGCCAAGTACAGCAGCCCTTTTACCCATTCCCCTACTACCCTCAGCCAGAGCCTGGAAAGCCAACTACCTCAGGGCCTGAAAAGCCAACTGCAGTTCCCAAACCTCCACAGCCAGACACTCCTCAGAGCCAAGTACAATGGCCCTCCTATCCAGAACCTCCTAAGCCTGATACACCGCAGGGCCAAGTACAGCATCCTTTCTACCCATTCCCCTACTACCCTCAGCCAGGGCCTGAAAAGCCAACCAGTTCCCCAGAACCTGAGAAGCCAACTGCAGCTCCCAAACCTTCACAGCCTGAAGCCCCGCAGGGCCAAGTACAGCAGCCCTTTTACCCATTCCCCTACTACCCTCAGCCAGGGCCTGAAAAGCCAACCAGTGCACCAGAACCTGAGAAGCCAACTGCAGCTCCCAAACCTTCACAGCCTGAAGCCCCGCAGGGACAAGTACAGCAGCCCTTTTACCCATTCCCCTACTACCCTCAGCCAGAGCCTGGAAAGCCAACTACCTCAGGGCCTGAAAAGCCAACTGCAGCTCCCAAACCTCCACAGCCAGACATTCCTCAGAGCCAAGTACAATGGCCCTCCTATCCAGAACCTCCTAAGCCTGAAACCCCGCAGGGCCAAGTACAGCATCCTTTCTACCCATTCCCCTACTACCCTCAGCCAGGGCCTGAAAAGCCAACCAGTGCACCAGAACCTGAGAAGCCAAGTGCAGCTCCCAAACCTTCACAGCCTGAAGCCCCACAGGGACAAGTACAGCAGCCCTTTTACCCATTCCCCTACTACCCTCAGCCAGAGCCTGGAAAGCCAACTACCTCAGGGCCTGAAAAGCCAACTGCAGCTCCCAAACCTCCACAGCCAGGCATTCCTCAGAGCCAAGTACAATGGCCCTCCTATCCAGAACCTCCTAAGCCTGAAGCCCCGCAGGGCCAAGTACAGCATCCTTTCTACCCATTCCCCTACTACCCTCAGCCAGGGCCTGAAAAGCCAACCAGTGCACCAGAACCTGAGAAGCCAAGTGCAGCTCCCAAACCTTCACAGCCTGAAGCCCCACAGGGACAAGTACAGCAGCCCTTTTACCCATTCCCCTACTACCCTCAGCCAGAGCCTGGAAAGCCAACTACCCCAGGGCCTGAAAAGTCAACTGCAGCTCCCAGACCTCAATTGCCAGAAGCCCCTCAGGGCCAAGTGCAACAACCCTTCTACCCTTTCCCCTACTACCCTCAGCCAGAGCCTGAAAAGGCAACTGATGCTCCTAAACAACTCATAAACTCACCGCTAGTCACTTTAACCCCTGCTACCAACTTGCAGCAACCACAACAGGTCATAACTGGCACCAGTGTAAACTCCCAAGAAACTGCTATACTACAATCTAGTAATGGTGCTGTAACCCCTCAAGCTCACTCACCAGGCCTTCTATACAGGCCACCTGCATACTGTCGTCAGTTCTGCCCATCAGGACTTCCTAACTGCTGTCCCCAAATAGCTTTTCATCAACATCTCCATCAAATAGTCCCTGCTGGACTTGGCAGTCCAGATTCACCTTCATTCCATTCAGGACTGCCTTTCGTTCCTCAGGTGGCATATTCTGGTTTCAGCAATGGCTTGGGATTTGCCCCACTTCCTCCAAAGCCAACTGAAACGACAACAATTCAACATGCCACCACAACATCCTTGCCTATACCTCAATTTCGACTTCAAAAGCATCCACTAGATGACAGCCCTGCTGCAAAACGTGATAATGTAATCAACCCAACAAATCCTGAATGGTCAGTTTATCCTTATAGTGTACCAGGATCACCTTATCCTAATTTGCCACAAGGCCAATTGCCATTTAAATACAATGTGCCTTCTAAACCACAGGCTTCAGGTAATGAACCAGTTAATCAAATGCTGCAATATAAACCCAGGGGCATGAGTTATCCATCAGAGCCTAATTACATGTCGCATTTTGGCCAATACCTGCAACATAAAGCCAAGCGGCAAAATGTTCTTCCGGCCAAGGAACTACAGTCATCAAACAAAAAAGCCAGACTTTCTGAAGGTCCAATGCATCCTGAACCCGATCATCTTCTGGTCCCTTACTACATACTTCAAGATGCTCAAGCACAGACTTATGACAAATCAAGGGCCTCTGGCAACACCTCTCAGCCATATATGACTCGCTCAAAGAAATTCATTGAACATGAGCAGACTGTGCACTCTTCTGAACCAAAGAGTTATGTGCTTTTACAGCATGGCCCACCAGGAAGGGAGTCTGATGAGAAACCAAAAG GACTGAAACAACTGCTTCAGATAAGGGGTGGACAAGGAAGCAGAAATTAG
- the ahsg2 gene encoding alpha-2-HS-glycoprotein 2, protein MNTLGVTLVLGLLLGVWAQTNIERPQCDSPEAEEAALVAQDYLNAEHTQGYKFALNRIEDIKIYTKPDGDKTYKLEVELLETDCHVLDPTPLVNCTVRPKMMTAVEGDCDVVLKRVGGVLTVTAFKCKTEESTEDICLGCSTLLPLNDTTALDFVHKSLASFNNFNENVTYAVFEVGRMSSQVVSGGLVYLAEYVVVEANCTEDPCVPLNDAMAARGICTAKGSSIAHSVNCQMFLTMMPVIDANVVDVNSTVAVTNSTSAVAPALPPMVHVHTGSLSPKLGLRYHKLTTLHNPELSGLLSAESTESDEVVPVAPGVANSTAPADAGSDSSNSAEVPVVVKKRDVPIVPVVPAPAVVDPIAVVPVCPGRKRFF, encoded by the exons atgaataccCTTGGTGTCACTCTGGTCCTGGGGCTACTGTTAGGGGTTTGGGCTCAGACCAATATAGAGCGACCTCAGTGCGACTCCCCTGAGGCAGAGGAAGCTGCTCTGGTGGCTCAGGATTACCTCAACGCCGAGCACACTCAAGGCTACAAGTTTGCACTGAACAGAATCGAGGACATCAAGATTTATACTAAG CCTGATGGAGACAAAACATACAAGTTGGAAGTTGAACTGCTGGAGACAGACTGCCATGTCCTGGATCCCACACCTCTTGTGAACTGCACCGTGAGGCCTAAAATGATGACG GCAGTAGAAGGAGACTGTGATGTGGTGCTGAAGAGGGTTGGTGGAGTTTTGACTGTCACAGCATTCAAGTGTAAAACAGAAG AATCTACTGAGGACATTTGCTTGGGATGTTCTACCCTCCTTCCCCTAAATGATACTACCGCACTGGACTTTGTCCACAAATCTCTGGCTTCCTTCAACaatttcaatgaaaatgtaacgTACGCTGTTTTTGAGGTTGGAAGGATGTCATCACAG GTTGTGTCTGGTGGGCTAGTGTATTTGGCAgaatatgttgttgttgaagcTAACTGCACTGAGGACCCCTGCGTGCCCCTGAATGACGCCATGGCT GCCCGTGGTATTTGTACCGCCAAAGGTTCTAGCATCGCTCACTCAGTGAACTGCCAGATGTTTTTAACTATg ATGCCTGTTATAGATGCCAACGTGGTAGATGTCAACAGCACTGTAGCAGTTACCAACAGCACTTCAGCTGTAGCTCCTGCACTTCCACCGATGGTCCATGTACACACAGGCAGCCTGTCACCCAAGCTTGGTCTGAGGTACCACAAACTGACTACTCTCCATAACCCTGAGCTAAGTGGCCTCCTGTCTGCAGAATCTACAGAGTCAGACGAAGTTGTGCCTGTAGCCCCTGGAGTGGCCAACTCCACTGCACCTGCTGACGCTGGCTCAGACTCCTCAAACAGTGCTGAGGTCCCTGTTGTTGTGAAGAAGAGAGATGTACCCATTGTACCTGTTGTACCGGCCCCCGCAGTGGTTGACCCCATTGCTGTTGTGCCAGTGTGCCCAGGAAGGAAACGATTCTTTTAA